The Gimibacter soli genome includes a region encoding these proteins:
- the flgK gene encoding flagellar hook-associated protein FlgK produces MSTLNAILNTSLTGLFTNQSALRVTSNNIANVNTPNYSRVRVEQAPLVLQGQSMGTSVSGITRVVDDFLSSALRTSNSDTAKYSIQSEFHSRLQGLLGKPDSEASLTAQLDDIFASVADLSINPADSLRRQDYITEIDTYLGQISTLQYQIQDLRADVSAKIEDVVDQANELLRVIDNLNPILIRQNVVGGETGGISGQMDQALSELSQLLDIVVRPRSDGGISVFTSSGLPLVDTSLSQLSYSAAGIVNADTKFGAVELHRVDDQLNPTSSAFDLSAVVRSGELRGLLDMRDGQLRDLSLSLGELAAHAADEFNAVHNQFSAIPAPNSLIGKAKPVSANNETGFTGIVNFAVVDATGNVIAKTTVDFDGAPPADYAALIAQVNAGLGGAGTLALNNGVMSLTATDPTHGVAIADDPSAPSDRGGRGFSHYFGMNDIIEASQPGIYETGVASTTLHNLGATDSMTFRVRDAQGRVLTTVTVNATGTTYGDMVAELNNVAGLGAYFNFSLNSNGGLDWTVNPPRTGLELEVLTDNSEIGTTGIGFTEAFGIGDGYQANAARDVKVVDRLQNNQNLLALSQFDLTAAVGQVALTNGDQRGALAFQELESKLVSFDDAGELNATAVTLTQYTARFLGNTGLMANRANNMMEDNMALQTELGVRLSDVTGVNMDEELSNLIVYQNAYNAAARVLSSVQELYDTLLSSV; encoded by the coding sequence ATGTCGACGCTTAATGCCATCCTGAATACCTCGCTGACCGGGCTTTTCACCAATCAGTCGGCACTCCGGGTTACGTCCAACAATATCGCGAACGTCAACACGCCCAACTATTCTCGGGTGCGGGTGGAACAAGCGCCGCTCGTGCTGCAGGGTCAGTCGATGGGGACCTCGGTTTCGGGGATCACCCGCGTTGTTGATGATTTCCTGTCGTCGGCACTGCGCACGTCAAATTCGGATACCGCCAAATACAGCATCCAGTCGGAATTCCATTCCCGCCTGCAGGGGCTCCTTGGCAAGCCGGATTCCGAAGCGTCGCTGACCGCCCAGCTTGACGATATCTTTGCCTCGGTTGCCGACCTCTCGATCAACCCTGCAGATTCCCTGCGCCGGCAGGATTATATCACCGAGATCGATACATACCTCGGCCAGATCAGTACCCTGCAGTATCAGATCCAGGACCTGCGCGCCGATGTGAGCGCCAAGATCGAGGATGTGGTCGATCAGGCCAACGAACTGCTGCGCGTCATCGATAACCTGAACCCGATCCTTATCCGCCAGAATGTGGTGGGCGGCGAAACCGGCGGTATTTCCGGCCAGATGGACCAGGCACTGAGCGAGCTTTCGCAGTTGCTGGATATCGTGGTGCGCCCGCGCAGCGATGGCGGTATCAGCGTTTTCACCTCAAGCGGCCTGCCGCTCGTCGACACATCGCTCAGCCAGCTTTCCTATTCGGCTGCTGGCATCGTGAATGCCGACACCAAGTTCGGTGCGGTCGAGCTTCACCGGGTTGACGACCAGCTAAACCCGACCTCCTCGGCCTTCGATCTTTCAGCGGTTGTCCGTTCTGGTGAACTGCGCGGCCTTCTGGACATGCGCGATGGCCAGCTGCGCGACCTGTCGCTGAGCCTTGGCGAGCTCGCGGCCCATGCAGCCGACGAATTCAATGCTGTTCACAACCAGTTCAGCGCGATCCCGGCGCCGAATAGCCTGATCGGCAAGGCCAAGCCGGTTTCTGCGAACAACGAGACCGGCTTCACGGGCATTGTGAACTTTGCCGTGGTCGATGCCACAGGCAATGTGATTGCCAAAACGACGGTTGATTTCGACGGTGCCCCGCCCGCGGACTATGCTGCCCTCATCGCGCAGGTGAATGCGGGCCTTGGCGGTGCTGGCACGCTTGCGCTCAATAACGGTGTCATGAGCCTGACCGCAACTGATCCCACCCATGGTGTTGCCATCGCCGACGATCCGTCCGCGCCGAGCGATCGTGGCGGCCGCGGCTTCAGCCACTATTTCGGCATGAACGACATTATCGAAGCATCACAGCCCGGCATCTATGAAACCGGCGTTGCCTCAACCACGCTTCACAATCTCGGCGCGACCGACAGCATGACCTTCCGGGTGCGCGACGCTCAGGGGCGTGTGCTGACGACGGTGACCGTGAATGCGACCGGCACGACCTACGGCGACATGGTGGCCGAGCTCAATAACGTTGCCGGCCTTGGTGCCTATTTCAACTTCTCGCTCAATTCAAACGGCGGGCTCGATTGGACAGTCAATCCGCCGCGTACGGGGCTGGAGCTTGAAGTGCTTACCGACAATAGCGAAATCGGCACCACCGGCATCGGCTTCACCGAAGCGTTCGGCATCGGTGATGGTTATCAGGCGAACGCTGCCCGCGACGTGAAGGTGGTGGACCGGCTGCAGAATAACCAGAACCTTCTGGCACTCAGCCAGTTTGACCTGACCGCAGCGGTTGGCCAGGTGGCGCTCACCAACGGCGACCAGCGCGGGGCGCTGGCGTTTCAGGAGCTTGAGAGCAAGCTTGTCAGCTTCGATGACGCCGGCGAGCTGAATGCCACTGCCGTGACCCTGACCCAATATACCGCCCGTTTCCTCGGTAATACCGGCCTGATGGCCAACCGGGCGAACAATATGATGGAAGACAATATGGCGCTGCAGACCGAGCTCGGCGTACGTCTTTCGGATGTGACGGGCGTGAATATGGACGAGGAGCTCTCGAACCTCATCGTCTACCAGAATGCCTACAATGCGGCAGCGCGGGTTCTTTCGAGCGTGCAGGAGCTTTACGACACGCTCCTGAGCTCGGTGTAA
- a CDS encoding XRE family transcriptional regulator, with amino-acid sequence MTLIGQAVSRLRKEKGYSQQQLGSMVGMSQQAIDRLESGRTGHPRKIVQLARVLGVSPDGLERGDILPAAPVLTEGSGQPIIPLPAPVFSLGRDLPVLGRAQGGAEGNLVMEEGAIDWTFRPADLAGVRDAFAVYVTGTSMVPKYQDGDLVYVHPSRPPRRDRFVLVETSDHRGLIKQFIKWDEDILVLRQLNPEDTIRLPRARVLRVMLIIGSMDG; translated from the coding sequence ATGACACTGATCGGCCAGGCCGTATCCCGCCTCAGGAAAGAAAAAGGCTATTCTCAGCAGCAGCTTGGATCGATGGTCGGAATGAGCCAGCAGGCTATCGACCGGCTCGAATCGGGTCGCACCGGGCACCCTCGTAAAATTGTGCAGTTGGCTCGCGTTCTGGGTGTCAGCCCGGACGGGCTGGAGCGGGGTGATATCCTGCCCGCAGCACCGGTGCTCACTGAAGGCTCTGGCCAGCCGATCATTCCCCTGCCCGCGCCTGTCTTTTCGCTCGGGCGGGACCTGCCTGTGCTTGGCCGCGCACAAGGGGGCGCCGAGGGCAATCTGGTGATGGAGGAAGGCGCCATTGACTGGACCTTCCGTCCCGCCGACCTCGCCGGGGTGCGCGATGCCTTTGCCGTTTACGTCACCGGCACCAGCATGGTCCCCAAATATCAGGACGGCGACCTTGTCTATGTCCATCCGTCGCGCCCGCCAAGGCGGGACCGTTTCGTGCTTGTTGAAACGTCCGACCATCGCGGCCTGATCAAGCAATTCATCAAATGGGATGAAGACATCCTCGTACTGCGGCAACTGAACCCCGAGGACACGATCCGCTTGCCGCGGGCCCGTGTCCTCCGGGTCATGCTGATCATCGGCAGCATGGACGGCTGA
- a CDS encoding serine hydrolase domain-containing protein, whose product MIARSRWYGGALALSLVLSASTAAEDAAKAPALMQGFPPPAEAQVTFSNWVLPPYSRWAFKHVESLLPSRPIYRGSGPVVPLPTASKKVVARYEAAMGEGGNFDLGAYIRDNYVDAIVVLKDGKLVAEHYGDGQTAETRHIMYSVTKSVGGTLAEMLIAEGKLDDTKLVTDYVPELKDSGYGDATVRQVLDMLVALDFTETYGDPYSSISQFAYSAGLAPAPEGVKVYPSMYDYLPTISKQGNHGEAWRYISATTEVLAWIMSRASGQSWGELFEQRIYSKLGADRDASVIVDPHGIAFAAGGMSITARDGARFAQMIANDGKFNGQQVVPAKVVKKIKQGGDPTKFKSQRPGGEQRSYFSQWYLDPEISQLGAWGIHGQAFQIDMEGGIVIVTQSSWPVAGTTELWDRRAAFERAVHKALAD is encoded by the coding sequence ATGATCGCACGATCCCGTTGGTACGGCGGGGCCCTGGCCCTGTCGCTGGTACTGTCTGCGTCAACCGCTGCAGAGGATGCCGCCAAGGCGCCGGCGCTGATGCAGGGCTTTCCGCCGCCTGCCGAAGCACAGGTGACCTTCTCCAACTGGGTTCTGCCCCCCTATAGCCGCTGGGCCTTCAAGCATGTTGAAAGCCTGCTGCCGAGCCGCCCGATCTATCGCGGCAGCGGGCCTGTGGTGCCCCTGCCGACGGCATCGAAAAAGGTCGTCGCGCGCTATGAGGCTGCGATGGGCGAGGGCGGCAATTTCGATCTCGGTGCCTATATCCGCGATAATTATGTGGATGCGATTGTTGTCCTGAAGGACGGCAAGCTGGTGGCCGAGCATTATGGCGACGGCCAGACCGCCGAAACACGCCACATCATGTATTCGGTTACCAAATCGGTGGGCGGCACGCTGGCCGAGATGCTGATCGCTGAAGGTAAGCTCGATGACACCAAGCTTGTGACCGACTATGTGCCGGAGCTGAAAGACAGCGGCTACGGCGACGCCACGGTGCGGCAGGTGCTGGACATGCTGGTGGCGCTCGATTTCACCGAAACCTACGGCGATCCCTATTCCAGCATCAGCCAGTTCGCCTATTCGGCAGGCCTTGCCCCGGCGCCCGAAGGGGTGAAGGTCTATCCGTCCATGTATGATTATCTGCCGACGATCAGCAAGCAGGGCAATCACGGCGAGGCATGGCGCTATATCAGCGCGACGACCGAGGTGCTTGCCTGGATCATGTCGCGCGCCTCGGGCCAGTCCTGGGGTGAACTGTTCGAGCAGCGCATCTACAGCAAGCTCGGGGCGGACCGCGACGCCAGCGTGATTGTCGATCCGCACGGCATCGCCTTCGCGGCGGGCGGCATGAGCATCACAGCACGCGACGGGGCCCGGTTCGCCCAGATGATCGCGAATGACGGCAAGTTCAACGGCCAGCAGGTCGTGCCAGCGAAAGTGGTGAAGAAGATCAAGCAAGGCGGTGACCCGACGAAGTTCAAGTCGCAGCGGCCGGGCGGGGAACAGCGCTCCTATTTCAGCCAGTGGTATCTGGACCCCGAAATCAGCCAGCTTGGCGCATGGGGCATCCATGGGCAGGCTTTCCAGATCGATATGGAAGGCGGCATTGTGATCGTTACCCAGTCCTCGTGGCCGGTGGCGGGCACTACCGAGCTTTGGGATCGCCGTGCGGCGTTTGAGCGCGCGGTTCACAAGGCCTTGGCAGACTAG
- a CDS encoding alkaline phosphatase PhoX yields the protein MKLSRRQFTLGLGSLAFAGVASRLAIADAGLSPLVAGYGPLVPDPDGLLDLPKGFSYRVVSKFGDMMSDGFAVPDKADGMGCFPYEGTKVALVRNHEMKPSNTRTGPFARKAAPADMPAYDRFDNGVPLPGGTTTIIYDLATGHVDRQFISLIGTIRNCAGGQTPWGSWLTCEEDISLPGDPGAKDHGWIFEVPSRAEGPVEPVPLKAMGRFNHEAAAVDPRSGIVYLTEDRDDGLFYRFIPEVPGDLAKGGRLQALAFVAKPAGGDSRNWNGRDWGVGQWQQAFWVDLDDVHSPNDDLRERGAAKGAVTFARAEGIHWGKDELYFCCTSGGVEGYGQIMRYKPSSFEGTAKEGDEPGRIQLFLESPGPDVFDFGDNLTVAPNGHLIVCEDQYTTITDNHLRGVTPDGKVYTLGELKTQTELAGVCFSPDGATMFVNVYSPAKTLAITGPWSKFRT from the coding sequence ATGAAACTCAGCAGACGCCAGTTCACCCTGGGGCTCGGTTCGCTCGCTTTTGCAGGCGTTGCCTCGCGGCTCGCGATTGCCGATGCCGGGCTTTCGCCGCTGGTGGCGGGCTATGGGCCGCTTGTCCCCGATCCGGATGGCCTGCTGGACCTGCCGAAGGGTTTCTCCTACCGGGTTGTCTCCAAGTTCGGCGATATGATGAGCGACGGCTTTGCCGTGCCCGACAAGGCCGATGGCATGGGTTGCTTCCCCTATGAAGGCACCAAGGTGGCGCTGGTCCGCAACCATGAAATGAAGCCGTCCAACACCCGCACCGGCCCGTTCGCCCGCAAAGCCGCGCCCGCCGACATGCCGGCCTATGACCGGTTCGACAATGGCGTACCGCTGCCGGGCGGCACCACAACGATCATTTATGATCTGGCGACCGGCCATGTTGACCGGCAGTTTATCAGCCTCATTGGCACCATCCGCAACTGCGCGGGCGGACAAACACCGTGGGGCAGCTGGCTGACCTGTGAGGAAGATATCAGCCTGCCGGGCGACCCCGGTGCCAAGGACCATGGCTGGATCTTCGAAGTTCCCTCGCGCGCTGAAGGGCCGGTGGAGCCCGTGCCCCTGAAGGCCATGGGGCGTTTCAACCACGAAGCTGCGGCTGTCGATCCGCGCAGCGGCATCGTTTACCTGACCGAAGACCGCGACGACGGGCTTTTCTACCGTTTCATTCCCGAAGTGCCGGGTGACCTTGCCAAGGGTGGCCGCCTGCAGGCGCTTGCCTTTGTGGCGAAACCGGCGGGCGGCGACAGCCGCAACTGGAACGGTCGGGACTGGGGCGTTGGCCAGTGGCAGCAGGCCTTCTGGGTTGACCTCGATGACGTCCATAGCCCGAACGATGACCTGCGCGAACGCGGTGCTGCCAAAGGGGCGGTGACCTTCGCCCGCGCCGAAGGCATCCATTGGGGCAAGGACGAGCTTTACTTCTGCTGCACCTCGGGCGGCGTGGAAGGCTACGGCCAGATCATGCGTTATAAGCCTTCCTCGTTTGAAGGCACGGCGAAAGAGGGCGACGAGCCCGGCCGTATCCAGCTGTTCCTGGAATCGCCCGGACCGGACGTTTTCGATTTCGGCGATAACCTGACGGTCGCGCCGAACGGCCACCTGATCGTCTGCGAGGACCAATATACGACCATCACGGACAATCACCTGCGCGGCGTGACGCCGGACGGCAAGGTCTATACGCTTGGCGAGCTGAAGACGCAGACGGAGCTCGCCGGTGTCTGCTTCTCGCCGGACGGTGCCACCATGTTCGTCAATGTCTATAGCCCGGCAAAAACGCTGGCGATCACCGGCCCGTGGAGCAAATTCCGCACCTGA
- a CDS encoding pseudouridine synthase: MARLILFNKPYDVLSQFTDRGTDSPRATLSDFIKVPGVYPAGRLDRDSEGLMLLTDDGRLQAQISSPKFKMPKCYLVQVEGDPGEDALVALRRGVELKDGMTLPAGAERIEPPALWPRNPPVRFRKSVPDTWLKLTIREGRNRQVRRMTAAVGHPTLRLVRWSIGDWTLDGIAQGEWREIQVR; encoded by the coding sequence GTGGCGCGGCTCATTCTTTTCAACAAACCCTATGACGTACTGTCGCAGTTCACCGACCGCGGCACCGACAGCCCCCGTGCCACGCTTTCCGATTTCATCAAGGTGCCGGGCGTGTATCCCGCCGGCCGGCTGGACAGGGACAGCGAAGGACTGATGCTGCTGACGGACGACGGTAGGTTGCAGGCGCAGATTTCGAGCCCGAAGTTCAAGATGCCAAAATGCTATCTCGTGCAGGTGGAAGGCGACCCAGGCGAGGATGCGCTTGTCGCCCTTCGGAGAGGCGTTGAACTGAAAGACGGCATGACCCTGCCCGCAGGTGCGGAACGGATTGAGCCCCCTGCCCTGTGGCCGCGCAATCCGCCCGTGCGTTTCCGCAAAAGCGTGCCAGACACATGGCTGAAGCTCACAATCCGCGAAGGCCGCAACCGGCAGGTCCGCCGCATGACGGCAGCTGTCGGCCACCCCACGCTGCGGCTGGTGCGCTGGAGCATCGGGGACTGGACGCTTGATGGCATCGCACAAGGCGAATGGCGGGAAATCCAGGTCAGATAG
- a CDS encoding Rrf2 family transcriptional regulator, with translation MRLTLQTDYSLRVLMYLGVTRSRLATIREIADCYSISNNHLMKVVHQLGQLGYVEAIRGKNGGIRLGKEPDAIILGALVRKVEPDMAIVECFMAENCCRVKPDCRLSGILSEALLAFLTVLDRYTLADLIARPEQLTSLLGLEPATI, from the coding sequence GTGCGACTGACGCTGCAGACCGACTATTCCCTTCGCGTCCTGATGTATCTGGGCGTCACCCGGTCACGGCTGGCAACGATCCGGGAAATTGCAGACTGCTACAGCATTTCGAACAATCACCTGATGAAGGTGGTGCATCAGCTGGGGCAACTTGGCTATGTCGAGGCGATCCGGGGCAAGAATGGCGGTATCCGATTGGGCAAGGAGCCCGACGCTATCATCCTTGGCGCGCTTGTCCGCAAGGTGGAGCCCGACATGGCCATCGTTGAATGCTTCATGGCGGAAAACTGTTGCCGGGTGAAACCCGATTGCCGATTGAGCGGCATCCTCTCTGAAGCGCTTCTGGCGTTCCTCACGGTGCTTGACCGTTACACGCTCGCTGACCTGATCGCCAGGCCCGAGCAACTGACAAGCCTTCTGGGGCTCGAGCCCGCTACTATCTGA
- a CDS encoding protein kinase domain-containing protein — translation MVATPDTSGGTLFRYRFGSVEFDEARFELSLDGKPVELERKPLELLAILVAHADEVMTKDELLDHVWAGRITVENVLANAMAKLRKALGPDHADRIVTQARVGYRFKGPVERVATGRRLVNRLDLTAGEQVPGRSHYRLEAQLAGTEGSEVWRARHYKTPETRIFKFSADGAQLSALKREVTLSRILQMSLGDRADIVRIHDWNFEEPPFFLEIEDGGLQLRDWAEEGGRLKHMVPDARLAVAVQIVDAVAAAHRAGVLHKDLKPANILIRENPEKGWQVKLTDFGSGGVFAAETLADLGVTPLGMTQDTGSSETGRSTPLYLAPEVVTGQAPSVRSDIYALGILLYQLLAGDMRKPLTTGWEQDVADELLREDIAAATAGDPVARTPAADMLARSLRDLSLRHRAAEEAREALAQSERMARQLDRLAARRPWIWATGAVLTLGLVASLWLYQGAEKARDQAVAEASRAEAATGFLREVLLAADPRSPGASADASVREALALAADRIDERFGDDPTTQISLHRSIAGIHEGLADFEGAVKHLTRLVSLETARSGKASPESLTARYALAQALSNASRYGEAAPILDAADADAGALIAASNPLAIRAAYARGRYHLLQAQMEPAANAYEQAIAHYDKAGMADLSLLHSLRMDLAQSYSRLGRQEEAVELLEGLDHPAFAEAGVTPARQASAKLFLGAALLYAGRHADAEPVLLSAIDALSAGYGPDSFQAEEARGALVNLYGSTGRWAEALPLITRVREGMCARNGAEHLSCLMQLGNEGVIRLQLGDADGAVPQLAAAREGFAKMMGPASPGVQVMGFHLATAYVANGQAGEAASLLPGLKAPVMEAATPGETWASRIAGLEARVLMRQGKEAEGRAQLEAAVAQMEAEGFDASVIAPYRTDLE, via the coding sequence ATGGTGGCAACACCGGACACATCGGGCGGAACGCTGTTCCGCTACCGCTTCGGCTCCGTCGAGTTTGACGAGGCCCGGTTTGAGTTGAGCCTTGACGGCAAGCCGGTGGAACTTGAGCGCAAGCCGCTTGAGCTTCTGGCCATTCTCGTCGCCCATGCCGACGAGGTCATGACCAAGGACGAACTCCTTGACCATGTCTGGGCGGGCCGCATCACCGTTGAAAATGTGCTCGCCAACGCCATGGCGAAACTGCGCAAGGCGCTGGGGCCAGACCATGCCGACCGGATCGTGACACAGGCACGCGTCGGATATCGTTTCAAGGGGCCGGTTGAACGCGTGGCTACCGGGCGGCGGCTGGTCAACCGGCTTGACCTCACAGCCGGGGAACAGGTGCCGGGTCGATCGCATTACCGGCTTGAAGCGCAGCTCGCCGGTACAGAGGGCAGCGAGGTATGGCGGGCGCGGCACTATAAGACGCCCGAAACCCGCATCTTCAAATTCAGCGCTGATGGCGCGCAGCTTTCTGCCCTGAAGCGGGAGGTGACCCTGTCGCGCATCCTGCAGATGAGCCTTGGCGACCGGGCGGATATCGTGCGCATCCACGACTGGAATTTCGAGGAGCCTCCCTTCTTTCTGGAAATCGAGGATGGCGGCCTGCAGTTGCGGGACTGGGCAGAGGAAGGCGGCAGGCTGAAGCATATGGTGCCGGATGCGCGGCTCGCCGTTGCCGTGCAGATCGTTGACGCGGTTGCCGCGGCCCACCGTGCCGGTGTGCTGCACAAGGACCTGAAGCCCGCCAATATCCTGATCCGCGAAAATCCGGAAAAGGGCTGGCAGGTCAAACTGACCGATTTTGGCAGTGGCGGTGTTTTTGCCGCAGAGACGCTCGCGGACCTTGGTGTGACCCCGCTGGGGATGACGCAGGATACAGGCTCCAGCGAAACCGGCAGAAGCACGCCACTTTATCTGGCGCCCGAGGTGGTAACCGGGCAGGCGCCTTCGGTGCGCAGCGATATCTATGCGCTGGGCATCCTGCTGTATCAGCTGCTGGCGGGCGACATGCGCAAGCCCCTGACCACCGGCTGGGAACAGGATGTGGCAGATGAGCTGCTGCGTGAGGATATCGCCGCAGCCACGGCGGGTGATCCGGTCGCGCGCACGCCAGCCGCCGACATGCTTGCCCGGAGCCTGCGTGACCTGTCGCTGCGTCACCGCGCAGCGGAAGAAGCGCGGGAGGCCCTCGCGCAAAGCGAACGGATGGCACGGCAGCTTGACCGGCTTGCCGCCCGCCGTCCGTGGATATGGGCAACCGGCGCGGTCCTCACCCTCGGCCTTGTCGCCAGCCTCTGGTTATATCAGGGCGCCGAGAAGGCCCGGGATCAGGCAGTGGCCGAAGCCAGCCGCGCCGAGGCGGCAACAGGTTTCCTGCGCGAGGTATTGCTGGCGGCGGACCCGCGCAGCCCGGGGGCGAGCGCCGACGCCTCGGTGCGGGAAGCATTGGCCCTAGCCGCCGACCGGATCGATGAACGTTTTGGCGACGACCCCACAACGCAGATATCCCTGCACCGGAGCATCGCGGGCATCCACGAAGGCCTCGCTGATTTTGAAGGGGCGGTAAAGCATCTGACCCGGTTGGTGAGCCTTGAAACGGCCCGGTCCGGCAAGGCGTCGCCAGAAAGCCTCACGGCCCGCTATGCACTGGCACAGGCCCTGTCGAACGCCAGCCGCTACGGGGAGGCCGCTCCCATACTGGATGCCGCTGACGCAGATGCGGGGGCGCTGATTGCGGCGAGCAATCCGCTGGCGATCCGGGCGGCCTATGCGCGGGGGCGCTATCACCTGTTGCAGGCGCAGATGGAGCCGGCGGCCAATGCCTATGAACAGGCGATTGCCCATTATGACAAGGCCGGCATGGCGGACCTGAGCCTCCTTCACAGCCTGCGCATGGACCTTGCCCAGAGCTACAGCCGGCTTGGCCGTCAGGAAGAAGCCGTTGAACTTCTGGAAGGGCTGGATCACCCGGCCTTCGCCGAGGCTGGGGTAACGCCAGCCCGTCAGGCGAGCGCCAAGCTGTTTCTGGGGGCAGCACTCCTGTATGCCGGGCGGCATGCGGACGCGGAGCCTGTGTTGCTCTCGGCCATCGATGCCTTGTCGGCAGGCTACGGCCCGGACTCGTTTCAGGCCGAGGAAGCGCGAGGCGCGCTCGTCAATCTCTATGGCTCCACCGGGCGCTGGGCGGAAGCTCTGCCGCTGATCACCCGCGTGCGGGAAGGCATGTGTGCGCGCAACGGCGCCGAGCATCTGTCCTGCCTAATGCAGCTCGGCAATGAAGGTGTCATCCGCCTGCAGCTTGGGGACGCGGACGGTGCCGTGCCGCAACTGGCGGCGGCGCGCGAAGGCTTTGCCAAAATGATGGGACCGGCATCGCCGGGGGTGCAGGTGATGGGCTTCCATCTGGCAACCGCCTATGTGGCAAACGGGCAAGCGGGCGAGGCAGCCTCGCTGCTGCCGGGCCTTAAGGCGCCGGTCATGGAGGCGGCAACACCGGGCGAGACATGGGCGTCGCGTATTGCGGGGCTCGAAGCCCGGGTCCTGATGCGGCAGGGCAAGGAGGCCGAAGGGCGCGCCCAGCTCGAAGCTGCCGTCGCGCAGATGGAAGCCGAGGGCTTCGACGCCAGCGTTATCGCCCCTTACCGCACCGATCTGGAATAG
- a CDS encoding c-type cytochrome: MQNLARVMAVATLMLVAGGTTHAQERGTIEPPRKLTEEQARVAASNYQRYCALCHGEDRQGYVNDHAPSLRSKSLMRTGVPHEVLRALSYGREGTAMGGYLGEVGGPLTLDETWDLTYWLFWQSGAEDRVDIQKDMIEGDAARGEVLFRENCTSCHGDEGQGVTAPAIGNRSALAHNSDEFIRYAIANGREDTPMVAWKDILSPQNIDDLTAFLRGRADGWKAQKVALKPLPTPDQYVINKDGEDPDFELRDGMHVSSKDLLAALQAGKRMVLLDTRVVSVWQRVHIEGSVPLPYYTKLDDVVRDLPKDVQIVAYCSCPRAAAEHVVNQLRRRGYTRTAVLYEGIFGWMNMGYPVARGELAPS, encoded by the coding sequence ATGCAGAATCTGGCGCGGGTCATGGCTGTTGCGACGCTCATGCTGGTTGCGGGTGGCACAACACACGCTCAGGAGCGCGGCACGATCGAGCCGCCCCGCAAATTGACCGAAGAACAGGCCCGGGTCGCCGCCAGCAATTACCAGCGCTACTGCGCGCTTTGCCATGGCGAAGACCGGCAGGGCTATGTGAATGACCATGCACCGTCGCTCAGAAGCAAAAGCCTGATGCGCACGGGTGTGCCGCATGAAGTGCTGCGTGCGCTTTCCTACGGGCGCGAAGGCACGGCGATGGGCGGCTATCTCGGAGAGGTCGGCGGCCCCTTGACGCTCGATGAAACGTGGGACCTCACCTACTGGCTTTTCTGGCAGTCGGGTGCCGAAGACCGCGTCGATATCCAGAAAGACATGATCGAAGGCGACGCTGCGCGCGGCGAAGTGTTGTTCAGGGAAAACTGCACCAGCTGCCACGGCGACGAGGGGCAGGGTGTGACGGCGCCGGCCATCGGCAACCGGTCGGCCCTCGCCCACAATTCCGATGAATTCATCCGCTATGCCATCGCGAACGGCCGCGAAGACACGCCGATGGTGGCGTGGAAGGATATCCTGTCGCCGCAGAATATTGATGACCTGACGGCGTTCCTGCGTGGTCGCGCAGATGGCTGGAAGGCGCAGAAGGTTGCCCTGAAGCCGCTGCCGACGCCGGATCAATATGTCATCAACAAGGACGGCGAAGACCCGGACTTCGAGCTGAGGGACGGCATGCACGTATCATCGAAGGACCTGCTCGCAGCCCTTCAGGCGGGCAAACGCATGGTGCTGCTGGACACACGGGTCGTATCCGTATGGCAGCGCGTGCATATCGAAGGCTCGGTCCCGCTGCCTTACTATACGAAGCTTGATGATGTGGTGCGTGACCTGCCGAAGGATGTGCAGATCGTGGCTTATTGTTCCTGCCCGCGGGCGGCGGCCGAGCATGTGGTGAACCAGCTGCGGCGGCGCGGCTATACCCGCACCGCCGTGCTTTACGAAGGCATTTTCGGCTGGATGAATATGGGCTACCCCGTCGCGCGCGGCGAGCTGGCCCCATCCTGA